A region from the Hypomesus transpacificus isolate Combined female chromosome 11, fHypTra1, whole genome shotgun sequence genome encodes:
- the LOC124473953 gene encoding centrosome and spindle pole associated protein 1-like: MRYEKERQTRFQKVQREISPPIPTLQKRHRAPQSTSSPPSMDSRRSTSSMSQTAKNKELVRLAKEKNNKKVEEEEIAAGRTRYEKERQARIQEVRREISPPIPTLQKRHRAPQSTPSPPSMDSKRPTTPMSKGSLSGLQSQTASVPAVRKELRAAGCLPEYEREVLCKLSAIRKKLLKEQKRAEGQMMRSE; the protein is encoded by the exons atgcgctatgagaaagagagacagacgcgCTTTCAAAAG GTGCAAAGGGAGATCTCGCCTCCCATCCCCACGCTCCAGAAGAGACACAGGGCCCCCCAGTCCACCTCCAGTCCCCCCAGCATGGACAGCAGACGatccacctcctccatgtct CAAACGGCcaaaaacaaggagctggtccgtCTCGCCAAGGAGAAGAACAACaaaaaggtggaggaagaggagattgctgctgggaggacgcgctatgagaaagagagacaggcgcGCATTCAAGAG GTGCGAAGGGAGATCtcgccccccatccccaccctccagaagagacacagggccccccagtccacccccagtccccccagcatggacagcaaacgccccaccacccccatgtcT AAGGGTTCTCTTTCAGGGCTCCAATCCCAGACAGCTTCTGTCCCAGCTGTTAGGAAGGAGCTGAGagctgcag GCTGCCTACCAGAGTACGAGAGGGAAGTCCTCTGTAAATTGTCTGCAATCCGTAAAAAGCTGCTCAAAGAGCAGAAACGGGCGGAGGGCCAGATGATGCGCTCAGAGTGA